In Carya illinoinensis cultivar Pawnee chromosome 10, C.illinoinensisPawnee_v1, whole genome shotgun sequence, one DNA window encodes the following:
- the LOC122278065 gene encoding UPF0481 protein At3g47200-like, whose product MPIGGAHRAISIDEIRLVSLNSNTLIDPECCVFKVHHLLRETNAMAYEPCLLAIGPYHHGKDHCSYMDKHKLRFLQQMLKNRKETSPERYITAMKAKEERARRFYADEFPKLSSDEFVAMLLLDGCFIIELFRSFRDRIFQECQFYPISQFDGNEPIFQTNWMINGIMRDLLLFENQLPFFILSELFEMSDSCNQQYDYAQCESTTFANKSEKNQTLLGNRSRKSSKHVIDFDQKHEITDDESSVSKDVSERVSTRLLDYALGFFYGMAELSCKLNVSGSSCVSNANIEHLLGLIHKAMSPSHKEGSPHENEETQDLKDLVGPNENEDWQSIPFATDLQEVGVEFEKAKKFRDILFSTPEEWKLIPNVIELQEAGVKFKKAETGNLFHIKFNNGVMEIPPMNIGDSTESIFRNLIAYEQYGQDVNLKYVLDFVILMDYLIDTPKDVELLRRNGIINNWMGGDEVVSNMFNKFTLNATTTGDFYYADIIKEVKKHCDRRWNVWKAKLKHDYFSSPWALLSVLAAILLLLLAIAQTVFSIVSYVFK is encoded by the coding sequence ATGCCTATTGGTGGAGCTCATCGTGCTATCTCCATTGACGAAATTAGGTTGGTCAGTCTCAATAGTAATACTCTAATTGATCCAGAGTGTTGTGTATTTAAAGTGCACCACCTTTTACGTGAGACAAATGCCATGGCATATGAGCCTTGTCTGCTTGCCATAGGTCCTTATCACCATGGAAAGGATCACTGTAGTTATATGGACAAGCACAAATTGAGATTTCTCCAACAAATgcttaaaaatagaaaagagacTAGTCCAGAAAGATATATCACAGCCATGAAAGCAAAGGAAGAACGAGCCCGTCGATTTTATGCAGATGAATTCCCTAAATTATCCTCAGATGAGTTTGTAGCAATGTTGCTACTTGATGGGTGTTTCATCATCGAGTTGTTCCGTAGCTTCCGTGACAGAATCTTCCAAGAATGTCAGTTCTATCCAATCTCCCAATTCGATGGAAATGAACCAATCTTTCAAACAAATTGGATGATTAATGGCATAATGCGTGATCTactattatttgaaaatcaactaCCATTCTTCATTCTTAGTGAATTGTTCGAGATGAGTGACAGTTGCAACCAACAATATGATTATGCTCAGTGTGAGAGCACAACCTTTGCAAATAAAAGTGAGAAGAACCAGACACTACTTGGCAACCGATCTAGAAAATCTAGCAAACACGTCATTGATTTTGACCAGAAACATGAAATTACTGATGATGAAAGCTCAGTCTCCAAGGATGTGAGTGAAAGGGTCTCAACTCGACTTCTTGATTATGCCCTAGGTTTCTTTTATGGCATGGCGGAATTATCATGTAAATTGAATGTCAGTGGATCAAGTTGTGTTTCAAATGCCAACATTGAACATCTACTTGGTCTGATACATAAAGCTATGAGTCCTTCACATAAAGAGGGAAGTCCACATGAGAATGAAGAGACACAAGATTTAAAGGATCTAGTTGGTCCAAATGAGAATGAAGACTGGCAGTCAATACCTTTTGCCACAGACCTTCAAGAGGTTGGAGTTGAATTCGAGAAGGCAAAGAAATTTAGGGATATTCTATTTAGTACGCCGGAAGAGTGGAAGTTAATACCAAATGTCATAGAGCTCCAAGAGGCTGGAGTCAAATTCAAGAAGGCAGAGACAGGTAACTTGTTTCACATAAAGTTCAACAATGGAGTAATGGAAATCCCACCTATGAATATAGGAGATAGCACAGAGTCAATTTTCCGAAATCTAATTGCCTATGAGCAATATGGTCAAGATGTTAATCTCAAGTATGTCCTTGACTTTGTAATCCTCATGGATTATCTGATTGACACCCCAAAGGATGTCGAATTACTTCGTCGAAATGGAATAATTAATAATTGGATGGGTGGTGATGAAGTTGTTTCCAACATGTTTAACAAATTTACCCTCAACGCCACTACTACCGGTGACTTCTATTACGCTGACATTATCAAGGAAGTAAAGAAGCATTGTGACAGACGCTGGAATGTATGGAAGGCGAAATTAAAGCATGATTATTTCAGTAGCCCTTGGGCATTACTTTCAGTTCTAGCGGCTATCTTATTACTTCTACTAGCAATTGCACAAACTGTATTTTCCATTGTTTCTTATGTTTTCAAGTGA